The segment GGTTGCCGCGCTGGCCGGCCGAGCCGTCGAGCGTGAGCAGCTCGGCGCCGAGCTCCGCCAGCAGCGCCGCGGGGATCTCCGCCGCGCGATTGAAGCCGAAGAGGACGCGGCAGGGCCGCCCCGCCGCCGCGAGGCGCCGCGCGAGGAAGTGCAGCGGCGGGATGCCGACGCCGCCGCCCACGAGCACCGTCTCGCCGGTGGGCTCGCCCTCGCGTCCGCCGAAGGGCTGGCCGAGGGGACCGACGAGCCCGACCGCGTCACCCGCGCGCAGCGCCGCGAGCAGCGCCGTGCCGCGGCCGGCGACCTTGAAGAGAAAGCGCTGCCAGCCGGCGCCCGCGTCGAGCAGGCTCAGCGGTCGCGGCAGGAGCGGATCCCAGGCGCCCGGCGCAGCGGACGCGAGCAGCGCGAACTGGCCGGGCTCGCCGGCGGGCAGGCCCTCGGCCTCCACGCGCAGGTCCCAGTAGAGCGCGCCGTCGGGTCGGCAGTGCGTGACGCGCGCCTTGCAGTGGATCGCGCCGAGCGGAGTCGGACTCGGTGCCTGGCCGCCGTGCAGATCAGGGTTCATCGTCTCCCTCGGGCGGAGGCGGAGGGAACAGCGAGTCCGGCGCGGCGGAGGCGCGCAGGCTGTCGGCCGGCGCGGCGAGCGAGTCGGCCGCCGCCGCGAGCGAGTCGGCCGCGGCGGGTGCGGGCACGGCCACGGGCGCGGGCGCGGGCAGCGCGGGCGCCATGGCCGGACCCTCGCCGAGGGCCGCGGCCCAGCCCGCGACGAAGCGCGTCGCCTCGCTGTCCGGATAGCGCTCGGCGAGCAAGGCCACCGCCCAGCGCGCGGCCGCCGAATCGGCCAGGCTGTAGCGCGCGAGGTAGGCGATCGCGTAGGCCGCCTGCGGCGCGAACTCGCTCTCGGGATGGGCGTCGATCACGCGGGCGTACTCGCCGATCGCGCTCTGCGGGTTCTCCAGGCCCAGGTACTGGTTCTCGGCGAGACGGAACTGCAGCCCCGCCCGCTCGGCGCCCGTGGAGTCCGCGGCCATCGTGCCGAAGCGCTGCTGCACGTCGAGCACTTCCTGCACGGCGCGCCGCTTGTTCGCCGCAAGATCGCTGAAAACCGAGCGCGGCACCTCCTTCGTCGAGCTGTCGTAGGCCTTGATCGCCTCATCGAGATTGCCCTGGCGGTTCTGGCGCAGGAGGCCGATGCGGTAGAAGGCCTCGGCAGAGTGGTTGCTCTTGGGGAACTCCGTCACCACGTTCTCGAAGAGCGCGATCGCCTCGTCGAACTCGCCGCGCGCCTCGGCGAGACGCCCCTTCAGCAGGAGCACCGGGCCGCGGGACTGG is part of the bacterium genome and harbors:
- a CDS encoding NAD-dependent dihydroorotate dehydrogenase B electron transfer subunit; translation: MNPDLHGGQAPSPTPLGAIHCKARVTHCRPDGALYWDLRVEAEGLPAGEPGQFALLASAAPGAWDPLLPRPLSLLDAGAGWQRFLFKVAGRGTALLAALRAGDAVGLVGPLGQPFGGREGEPTGETVLVGGGVGIPPLHFLARRLAAAGRPCRVLFGFNRAAEIPAALLAELGAELLTLDGSAGQRGNPVARLVETRGAAPLAIKACGPAPMLAALRAAVRPGDALELSLEERMACGVGVCRGCVVSVKDGAGWRYATICREGPVFDVAALAEPAAARALEPGHE